Proteins co-encoded in one Streptomyces sp. JH34 genomic window:
- a CDS encoding response regulator — protein sequence MTRVLVVDDEPQIVRALVINLKARRYEVDAAPDGATALQLAAARHPDVVVLDLGLPDMDGVEVIRGLRGWTRVPILVLSARHTSDEKVEALDAGADDYVTKPFGMDELLARLRAAVRRAEPVGQDGGDDLVIVETEGFTVDLAAKKVHREGRDVRLTPTEWHLLEVLVRNAGRLVSQKQLLQEVWGPSYGTETNYLRVYMAQLRRKLEADPSHPSHFVTEPGMGYRFERGRPVPE from the coding sequence ATGACCCGGGTGCTCGTGGTCGACGACGAGCCGCAGATCGTGCGCGCCCTCGTGATCAACCTGAAGGCACGCAGATACGAGGTGGACGCGGCGCCCGACGGGGCGACCGCCCTGCAGCTGGCGGCGGCCCGCCACCCCGACGTCGTCGTCCTCGACCTCGGTCTGCCGGACATGGACGGTGTCGAGGTGATCAGGGGGCTGCGCGGCTGGACCCGGGTGCCGATCCTCGTGCTCTCGGCCCGTCACACCTCCGACGAGAAGGTCGAGGCCCTGGACGCCGGGGCCGACGACTACGTCACCAAGCCGTTCGGCATGGACGAGCTCCTGGCCCGGCTGCGCGCCGCCGTACGCCGGGCGGAACCGGTCGGCCAGGACGGCGGCGACGACCTGGTGATCGTCGAGACCGAGGGTTTCACCGTCGATCTGGCGGCGAAGAAGGTCCACCGTGAGGGGCGCGACGTACGCCTCACGCCCACCGAGTGGCACCTGCTGGAGGTCCTCGTCCGCAACGCCGGGCGGCTCGTCAGCCAGAAGCAGCTGCTCCAGGAGGTCTGGGGCCCCTCGTACGGCACCGAGACCAACTACCTGCGGGTCTACATGGCCCAGTTGCGCCGCAAGCTGGAGGCGGACCCCTCGCACCCCAGTCACTTCGTCACCGAGCCGGGCATGGGGTACCGATTCGAGCGCGGACGGCCCGTTCCGGAGTGA
- a CDS encoding sensor histidine kinase KdpD: MARGKLRIYLGAAPGVGKTYAMLAEAHRRVERGTDCVVAFVEHHDRPRTEVLLQGLEQIRRRDIEHRSAVFAEMDVDAVLERAPAVALVDELAHTNVPGSRNAKRWQDVEELLKAGIDVVSTVNIQHLESLGDVVEAITGVRQQETIPDEVARRADQIELVDMSPQSLRRRMAHGNIYQSDKVDAALSNYFRPGNLTALRELALLWVADRVDEYLQQYRGEHDISAPWQARERIVVGLTGGPEGRTLIRRASRMAAKGSGSEILAVYIARSDGLTSASPKELAVQRTLVEDLGGTFHHVIGDDIPSALLAFARGVNATQIVLGSSRRKAWQYIYGPGVGATVARESGPDLDVHIVTHEEVAKGRGLPIARGARLSRTRIISGWLAGVGGPALLTLLLHGMENGPGLANDVLLFLFLTVAAALLGGLAPALASAAVGSMLLNYWFTPPTHTLTVQDPENFVAIVIFFAVAVSVASVVDLAARRTHQAARLRAESEILSTLAGSVLRGETALDALLGRVRETFGMESVALLERQSDVDPWTCAGSVGPAPVARPDDADVDMPVGDHMALALSGRVLPAEDRRVLGAFAAQAAVVLDRQRLVGEAEAARRLAEGNRIRTALLAAVSHDLRTPLAAIKAAVSSLRSDDVSWSDADEAELLEAIEDGADRLDHLVGNLLDMSRLQTGTVTPLIRELDLDEVVPMALGGVPEGSVDLDIPETLPMVAVDPGLLERAVANIVENAVKYNPGRERVTVAASALGERVELRVADRGRGVPDEAKERIFEPFQRYGDAPRGAGVGLGLAVARGFVESMGGTLDAEDTPGGGLTMVLTLTAAPGQVRAGPVPPAHISS, from the coding sequence ATGGCACGCGGCAAGCTTCGGATCTACCTGGGTGCGGCACCCGGCGTCGGCAAGACGTACGCGATGCTGGCCGAGGCCCACCGCCGGGTGGAGCGGGGCACGGACTGCGTCGTCGCCTTCGTGGAGCACCACGACCGGCCCCGCACGGAGGTGCTGCTGCAGGGCCTGGAGCAGATCCGCCGCCGCGACATCGAACACCGCTCGGCCGTCTTCGCGGAGATGGACGTCGACGCCGTCCTGGAGCGGGCGCCCGCCGTGGCGCTCGTGGACGAGCTCGCGCACACCAACGTGCCCGGCTCCCGCAACGCCAAGCGCTGGCAGGACGTCGAGGAACTCCTCAAGGCCGGCATCGACGTGGTGTCCACCGTCAACATCCAGCACCTGGAGTCCCTCGGCGACGTCGTGGAGGCGATAACCGGGGTGCGACAGCAGGAGACCATCCCCGACGAGGTCGCCCGGCGCGCGGACCAGATCGAACTCGTCGACATGTCGCCACAGTCGCTGCGGCGCCGCATGGCCCACGGCAACATCTACCAGTCCGACAAGGTCGACGCAGCCCTGTCCAACTACTTCCGCCCCGGCAACCTCACCGCCCTGCGCGAGCTGGCACTCCTGTGGGTCGCCGACCGGGTCGACGAGTACCTCCAGCAGTACCGCGGCGAACACGACATCAGCGCCCCCTGGCAGGCCCGCGAGCGCATCGTCGTCGGGCTGACCGGCGGACCGGAGGGCCGCACGCTCATCCGCCGCGCCTCCCGGATGGCCGCAAAAGGATCCGGCAGCGAGATCCTCGCCGTGTACATCGCCCGCAGCGACGGCCTGACCTCCGCCTCCCCCAAGGAGCTCGCCGTCCAGCGCACCCTCGTCGAGGACCTCGGGGGCACCTTCCACCACGTCATCGGCGACGACATACCCTCCGCGCTCCTCGCGTTCGCCCGGGGCGTCAACGCCACCCAGATCGTCCTCGGCTCCAGCCGCCGCAAGGCCTGGCAGTACATCTACGGCCCCGGGGTGGGAGCGACCGTCGCCCGCGAGTCCGGGCCCGACCTCGACGTGCACATCGTCACGCACGAGGAGGTCGCCAAGGGGCGCGGGCTGCCCATCGCCCGCGGAGCCCGGCTCAGCCGCACCCGGATCATCTCGGGCTGGCTGGCCGGCGTCGGCGGACCGGCCCTCCTGACCCTGCTCCTGCACGGCATGGAGAACGGGCCGGGGCTCGCCAACGACGTGCTGCTCTTCCTCTTCCTGACCGTCGCCGCCGCCCTCCTCGGCGGCCTGGCACCCGCGCTCGCGTCGGCCGCCGTCGGTTCCATGCTCCTGAACTACTGGTTCACGCCGCCCACGCACACCCTGACCGTCCAGGACCCGGAGAACTTCGTCGCCATCGTGATCTTCTTCGCGGTGGCGGTCTCGGTCGCCTCCGTGGTCGACCTGGCGGCACGACGTACCCACCAGGCGGCCCGCCTGCGTGCCGAGTCGGAGATCCTCTCCACCCTGGCGGGGAGCGTCCTGCGGGGCGAGACCGCCCTGGACGCCCTGCTGGGCAGGGTCCGGGAGACCTTCGGCATGGAGTCCGTCGCCCTCCTGGAGCGGCAGAGCGACGTCGATCCCTGGACCTGCGCCGGATCCGTCGGCCCCGCGCCGGTCGCCCGGCCCGACGACGCGGACGTGGACATGCCCGTCGGCGACCACATGGCCCTGGCTCTCTCCGGCCGCGTGCTGCCCGCTGAGGACCGCCGGGTCCTGGGCGCCTTCGCCGCCCAGGCCGCCGTGGTCCTCGACCGGCAGCGCCTGGTGGGGGAGGCGGAGGCGGCCAGACGGCTCGCCGAGGGCAACCGGATCAGGACCGCGCTGCTCGCCGCCGTCAGCCACGACCTGCGCACCCCGCTGGCCGCCATCAAGGCCGCCGTGAGCTCCCTGCGCTCCGACGACGTCTCCTGGTCCGACGCGGACGAGGCGGAGCTCCTCGAAGCCATCGAGGACGGGGCCGACCGCCTGGACCACCTGGTCGGCAACCTGCTCGACATGTCACGTCTGCAGACCGGCACGGTCACCCCGCTGATCCGGGAGCTCGACCTCGACGAGGTCGTCCCCATGGCGCTCGGCGGCGTACCGGAGGGCAGCGTCGACCTGGACATCCCCGAGACGCTGCCCATGGTGGCCGTCGACCCGGGGCTGCTGGAGAGGGCCGTCGCCAACATCGTCGAGAACGCCGTCAAGTACAACCCCGGCCGGGAACGCGTCACGGTGGCCGCCAGCGCCCTGGGGGAACGCGTCGAGCTGCGGGTGGCCGACCGCGGGCGCGGAGTCCCCGACGAGGCCAAGGAACGCATATTCGAGCCCTTCCAGCGCTACGGTGACGCTCCGCGCGGTGCCGGCGTCGGGCTGGGGCTCGCGGTCGCCCGCGGCTTCGTGGAGTCCATGGGCGGCACGCTCGACGCCGAGGACACCCCCGGCGGCGGCCTCACCATGGTCCTCACCCTCACCGCCGCGCCCGGACAGGTGCGGGCCGGCCCGGTGCCTCCCGCACACATCAGCTCATGA
- a CDS encoding ABC transporter ATP-binding protein, translating into MTPSTDGQSGTGLAGSPAGGPMVRVEDLHRSYGTGAAAVHALRGVSFEVPRGELVALKGRSGSGKTTLLNLVGGLDAPDGGRITVGGTDLSGLDEDGLLELRRDRIGFIFQSFGLIPILTAAENVGVPLRLRKADPHEREERVALLLSLVGLGDHSRQRPGELSGGQQQRVAIARALANRPALLIADEPTGQLDAETGLSVMHLLRAVVRSEGVTVLVATHDPQLLSFADRVLELSDGHIVEHA; encoded by the coding sequence ATGACACCGAGCACCGACGGACAGAGCGGCACGGGCCTGGCCGGGAGCCCGGCCGGCGGCCCCATGGTGCGCGTCGAGGACCTGCACCGCTCGTACGGCACCGGCGCCGCAGCCGTGCACGCCCTGCGGGGGGTCTCCTTCGAGGTCCCGCGCGGCGAACTCGTGGCGCTCAAGGGACGTTCGGGATCGGGCAAGACCACCCTGCTCAATCTCGTCGGCGGCCTCGACGCACCGGACGGCGGCAGGATCACCGTCGGTGGCACCGACCTCTCCGGACTCGACGAGGACGGCCTGCTGGAGCTGCGCAGGGACCGGATCGGCTTCATCTTCCAGTCCTTCGGGCTGATCCCGATCCTGACCGCGGCCGAGAACGTGGGCGTGCCCCTGCGCCTGCGGAAGGCCGATCCTCACGAGCGTGAGGAACGAGTGGCACTGCTGCTCTCCCTGGTGGGCCTCGGCGACCACAGCCGGCAGCGCCCGGGGGAGCTCTCCGGAGGCCAGCAGCAGCGTGTCGCCATCGCCAGGGCACTCGCCAACCGGCCCGCCCTCCTGATCGCCGACGAGCCCACCGGGCAGCTCGACGCGGAGACGGGCCTCTCGGTCATGCACCTGCTGCGGGCCGTCGTCCGCAGCGAGGGTGTCACCGTCCTCGTGGCCACCCACGACCCACAGCTGCTCAGCTTCGCCGACCGGGTCCTGGAGCTCAGCGACGGGCACATCGTCGAGCACGCGTAG
- a CDS encoding DUF3710 domain-containing protein: MFGRRKNSGSAEDTADEAREAEQVADELDGTGAENGSRRTNLPPAPRPDGPWDISEVSRPGEGRVDLGGIFVPGVEGMELRVEVAGDAIVAATVVLRDSAVQLQAFAAPKKEGIWGEVREEIASGITQQGGVIDEVEGPLGWELRAQVPVQLPDGKNGVQLVRFVGVDGPRWFLRGVISGQGAVQPDAAGLLETIFRDTVVVRGDGPMAPRDPIVLKLPDDAQMVPEGVQQEDQESSKFSGGMGQLQRGPEITEVR; this comes from the coding sequence GTGTTCGGACGTCGCAAGAACAGTGGTTCCGCCGAGGACACGGCGGACGAAGCGCGCGAGGCCGAGCAGGTCGCCGACGAGCTCGACGGCACCGGGGCCGAGAACGGCTCGCGCCGCACGAACCTTCCGCCGGCCCCCCGCCCCGACGGGCCGTGGGACATCTCCGAGGTCTCCCGGCCCGGCGAGGGCCGGGTGGACCTGGGCGGCATCTTCGTGCCCGGGGTCGAGGGCATGGAGCTCCGGGTGGAGGTCGCCGGTGACGCGATCGTCGCGGCCACCGTCGTGCTGCGCGACAGCGCGGTCCAGCTGCAGGCCTTCGCGGCCCCCAAGAAGGAGGGCATCTGGGGCGAGGTGCGTGAGGAGATCGCCTCGGGCATCACCCAGCAGGGCGGGGTCATCGACGAGGTCGAGGGCCCGCTGGGCTGGGAACTGCGCGCCCAGGTCCCCGTACAGCTCCCGGACGGGAAGAACGGCGTACAGCTGGTGCGCTTCGTCGGCGTCGACGGACCGCGGTGGTTCCTGCGCGGTGTGATCTCCGGCCAGGGCGCGGTGCAGCCGGACGCCGCCGGGCTGCTGGAGACGATCTTCCGGGACACCGTCGTCGTCCGCGGTGACGGCCCGATGGCCCCGCGCGACCCCATCGTCCTCAAGCTCCCCGACGACGCGCAGATGGTGCCCGAGGGCGTGCAGCAGGAGGACCAGGAGAGCTCGAAGTTCTCCGGTGGCATGGGCCAGCTCCAGCGCGGGCCCGAGATCACCGAGGTGCGCTGA
- the dut gene encoding dUTP diphosphatase, which yields MRHPVDVLIRRVDPDVPIPGYGHPGDAGADLVTTEAAELAPGERAVLPTGVSIALPDGYAAFVHPRSGLAARCGVALVNAPGTVDAGYRGEIKVIVVNLDPRETVRFERFDRIAQLVVQQVEKVRFHEVTELPGSARAEGGFGSTGGHAAVDGVTGGNTQGGNSYASVVSDREGR from the coding sequence ATGCGCCACCCCGTCGACGTGCTCATCCGCCGGGTCGACCCGGACGTGCCGATCCCCGGCTACGGGCACCCCGGTGACGCGGGTGCCGACCTGGTCACCACCGAGGCCGCGGAGCTCGCCCCGGGTGAACGGGCGGTGCTCCCCACCGGGGTGTCGATCGCCCTGCCCGACGGGTACGCCGCCTTCGTGCACCCACGCTCCGGCCTCGCGGCCCGCTGCGGAGTGGCTCTCGTGAACGCCCCAGGGACGGTCGATGCCGGGTACCGTGGAGAGATCAAGGTCATCGTGGTCAATCTCGACCCACGCGAGACCGTGAGGTTCGAACGGTTCGACCGGATTGCCCAACTGGTCGTCCAGCAGGTCGAGAAGGTGCGCTTCCACGAGGTGACGGAGCTCCCCGGCTCGGCGCGGGCCGAGGGGGGCTTCGGATCCACCGGCGGCCACGCCGCGGTGGACGGCGTCACGGGCGGTAACACCCAGGGTGGGAACAGCTACGCTTCGGTCGTATCCGACCGGGAAGGACGTTGA
- a CDS encoding PaaI family thioesterase yields the protein MSGTSARLTPPADAVKPVRHPDAPAPGELLGSHYEHCFGCGGGQPHGLHLQATAGEGVSVTAEFTVKQAHQGAPGLAHGGVLATAMDETLGALSWLLRVIAVTGRLETDYVLPVPVDTVLFLEAEVTAVHGRKIYCRATGRTGGPEGPVAVRAEALFIEVKVEHFIDNGRPEEIQAAMSDPDQIRRARAFEVNP from the coding sequence GTGAGTGGAACATCTGCACGTCTGACACCCCCGGCCGACGCGGTGAAGCCCGTCCGCCATCCTGACGCCCCCGCGCCCGGAGAGCTTCTCGGCTCCCACTACGAACACTGTTTCGGCTGCGGTGGCGGGCAGCCGCACGGGCTGCACCTCCAGGCGACGGCAGGGGAGGGCGTGAGCGTCACCGCCGAGTTCACCGTGAAGCAGGCCCACCAGGGCGCTCCGGGACTGGCGCACGGCGGTGTCCTGGCCACGGCGATGGATGAGACGCTCGGCGCGCTGAGCTGGCTGCTGCGGGTCATCGCGGTGACCGGACGGCTGGAGACCGACTACGTCCTGCCGGTCCCGGTCGACACCGTGCTCTTCCTGGAGGCCGAGGTCACCGCGGTCCACGGCCGGAAGATCTACTGCCGGGCCACGGGACGGACCGGCGGCCCCGAGGGGCCCGTCGCGGTCCGTGCGGAGGCCCTCTTCATCGAGGTCAAGGTGGAGCACTTCATCGACAACGGACGGCCGGAGGAGATCCAGGCCGCCATGTCCGACCCGGACCAGATCCGGCGTGCCCGCGCCTTCGAGGTGAACCCCTGA
- a CDS encoding DUF3093 domain-containing protein has product MQPSAPPFDERLTAPRSWWLIAFGIGVACALVFLPLGLLPMLGGLVAGTAAACVAVSSYGSARIRVVAGALVAGDARIPLEALGDAEVLDGEEARAWRSYKADPRAFMLLRSYIPTAVRVEVTDPQDPTPYVYLSTREPQALVAALAPVAA; this is encoded by the coding sequence ATGCAGCCTTCCGCACCGCCCTTCGACGAACGTCTCACAGCGCCCCGTTCGTGGTGGCTCATCGCCTTCGGGATCGGCGTCGCGTGCGCGCTCGTCTTCCTGCCGCTCGGCCTGCTGCCCATGCTCGGCGGCCTCGTGGCCGGTACGGCAGCGGCGTGCGTGGCCGTCAGCTCGTACGGCTCCGCCCGCATCCGTGTCGTCGCGGGCGCCCTCGTCGCGGGCGATGCCCGGATCCCCCTGGAGGCGCTCGGCGACGCCGAGGTGCTGGACGGGGAGGAGGCGCGCGCCTGGCGCTCGTACAAGGCGGATCCGCGCGCCTTCATGCTGCTGCGCAGCTACATCCCGACGGCGGTGCGGGTGGAGGTCACGGACCCGCAGGACCCGACGCCGTACGTCTACCTGTCGACCCGTGAGCCGCAGGCCCTGGTGGCGGCACTCGCGCCCGTGGCCGCCTGA
- a CDS encoding DUF4193 domain-containing protein, with protein sequence MATDYDTPRKTDDDVDQDSLEELKARRSDKTASAVDVDEFDAAEGLELPGADLSNEELAVRVLPKQADEFTCMSCFLVHHRSQLAREKNGQPICRDCD encoded by the coding sequence ATGGCAACGGATTACGACACCCCACGCAAGACCGACGACGACGTCGATCAGGACAGCCTCGAGGAGCTCAAGGCTCGTCGGAGCGACAAGACGGCATCCGCCGTCGACGTGGACGAGTTCGACGCGGCTGAAGGACTGGAGCTGCCCGGCGCGGACCTGTCCAACGAAGAGCTCGCCGTGCGGGTCCTGCCCAAGCAGGCCGACGAGTTCACCTGCATGAGCTGTTTTCTCGTGCACCACCGCAGCCAGCTGGCGCGCGAGAAGAACGGCCAGCCCATCTGCCGCGACTGCGACTGA
- a CDS encoding ATP-binding protein yields MAASPAPMKAPPKPTWEPKAQESPYPWLRPTIRIRLTLLYGGMFLIAGILLLSIIYMLAAQALHDAGGLDVQVKGTSVQISSDMCPQLSSALNNTQLNEMLKDCTAAQRQHALDSLLNRALLALVGLSIIAFAFGYAMAGRVLSPLGRITRTARRVAGTDLTRRIELDGPDDELKELADTFDEMLDRLERAFTAQQRFVGNASHELRTPLAINRTLLEVHLSDPEAPPELHQLGKTLLATNERSEQLVEGLLLLARSDNQIVERKPVDLAEVADRAIDQARSEAAGKGVRIVGERAPAVVQGNGVLLERIALNLVQNAVRYNVAQEGWVEVTTEFQHGQALLVVSNTGPVVPAYEIDNLFEPFTRLRTERTGSDKGVGLGLSIARSVARAHGGRIIAEPREGGGLVMRVTLPV; encoded by the coding sequence ATGGCAGCCTCCCCGGCGCCCATGAAGGCACCACCGAAACCCACCTGGGAACCCAAGGCGCAGGAGTCCCCGTACCCCTGGCTGCGCCCGACCATCCGGATACGGCTCACGCTGCTGTACGGCGGCATGTTCCTGATCGCGGGCATCCTGCTGCTGTCGATCATCTACATGCTGGCGGCGCAGGCGCTGCACGACGCCGGTGGGCTCGATGTCCAGGTCAAGGGCACGAGCGTCCAGATCTCCAGCGACATGTGCCCGCAGCTGAGCTCCGCTCTGAACAACACCCAGCTCAACGAGATGCTCAAGGACTGCACCGCCGCGCAGCGGCAGCACGCGCTCGACAGCCTGCTGAACAGGGCGCTCCTCGCCCTCGTGGGTCTCAGCATCATCGCCTTCGCCTTCGGCTACGCCATGGCCGGACGCGTGCTGTCCCCCCTGGGCCGGATCACCCGTACCGCCCGCAGGGTGGCCGGCACGGACCTCACCCGGCGCATCGAGCTGGACGGTCCGGACGACGAGCTGAAGGAGCTCGCGGACACCTTCGACGAGATGCTCGACCGGCTGGAGCGGGCCTTCACGGCCCAGCAGCGGTTCGTCGGCAACGCCTCGCACGAGCTGCGCACGCCCCTCGCGATCAACCGCACCCTGCTGGAGGTCCATCTCTCCGACCCCGAGGCCCCGCCGGAGCTCCACCAGCTGGGCAAGACGCTCCTGGCGACGAACGAGCGCAGCGAGCAACTCGTGGAGGGCCTGCTCCTGCTGGCCCGCAGCGACAACCAGATCGTGGAGCGGAAGCCCGTGGACCTCGCCGAGGTCGCGGACCGCGCCATCGACCAGGCCAGGTCGGAGGCGGCCGGCAAGGGCGTGCGGATCGTGGGGGAGCGCGCTCCCGCGGTCGTCCAGGGCAACGGAGTCCTCCTGGAGCGGATCGCGCTCAACCTCGTGCAGAACGCCGTGCGCTACAACGTGGCGCAGGAGGGCTGGGTGGAGGTCACCACCGAGTTCCAGCACGGGCAGGCGCTCCTGGTGGTGTCGAACACCGGGCCCGTGGTTCCGGCGTACGAGATCGACAACCTCTTCGAGCCGTTCACCAGGCTGCGGACGGAGCGCACCGGCAGCGACAAGGGCGTGGGACTCGGCCTGTCGATCGCGCGATCCGTCGCGCGGGCGCACGGAGGCCGTATCATCGCGGAGCCTCGTGAGGGCGGTGGTCTCGTGATGCGCGTCACCCTGCCCGTCTGA
- a CDS encoding response regulator transcription factor produces MRVLVVEDEQLLADAVATGLRREAMAVDVVYDGAAALERVGVNDYDVVVLDRDLPLVHGDDVCRKIVELGMPTRVLMLTASGDVSDRVEGLELGADDYLPKPFAFSELTARVRALGRRTTVALPPVLERAGIKLDPNRREVFRDEQEIQLAPKEFAVLEVLMRSEGAVVSAEQLLEKAWDENTDPFTNVVRVTVMTLRRKLGEPPVIVTVPGSGYRI; encoded by the coding sequence GTGCGCGTACTCGTCGTCGAGGACGAGCAGCTGCTCGCCGATGCGGTGGCCACCGGACTGCGCCGGGAGGCCATGGCCGTCGACGTCGTCTACGACGGAGCGGCGGCGCTCGAACGCGTCGGGGTCAACGACTACGACGTCGTCGTGCTGGACCGCGACCTCCCGCTGGTGCACGGCGACGACGTCTGCCGCAAGATCGTCGAGCTCGGCATGCCCACCCGGGTGCTCATGCTCACCGCCTCCGGTGACGTCAGCGACCGGGTCGAGGGACTGGAGCTCGGCGCGGACGACTACCTGCCCAAACCCTTCGCCTTCAGCGAGCTGACCGCACGGGTGCGCGCCCTGGGGCGCCGCACCACGGTCGCACTGCCCCCCGTGCTCGAGCGGGCCGGCATCAAGCTCGACCCCAACCGCCGGGAGGTCTTCCGCGACGAGCAGGAGATCCAGCTCGCCCCGAAGGAGTTCGCGGTGCTGGAGGTCCTGATGCGCAGCGAGGGCGCGGTCGTCTCGGCGGAACAACTGCTGGAGAAGGCCTGGGACGAGAACACCGACCCCTTCACCAACGTGGTGCGGGTGACCGTCATGACCTTGCGCCGCAAGCTGGGCGAGCCCCCCGTCATCGTCACCGTCCCCGGCTCCGGATACCGGATCTGA
- a CDS encoding inositol monophosphatase family protein encodes MTDPLLSELLDLALEAARRAGALLRDGRPADLGVAATKSSPIDVVTEMDIRAEKLITGYLSEHRPADGFLGEEGASAEGSSGIRWVIDPLDGTVNYLYGLPTWSVSIAAERDGERVVGVVEAPMRRETFHAVIGRGAYGNGDALRCRPTAPLDQALVSTGFNYVTEVRTHQAAVAQQMIPRLRDIRRGGSAAIELCDVAAGRLDGYYERGLHPWDVAAGDLIAREAGALTGGRPGLPADGDLTVAATPGVFEPLQALLEELGAWHD; translated from the coding sequence GTGACCGACCCCCTCCTGTCCGAACTGCTCGACCTCGCCCTGGAGGCGGCCCGCAGGGCCGGTGCGCTGCTGCGCGACGGCCGCCCCGCCGACCTCGGGGTGGCCGCGACGAAGTCCAGCCCCATCGACGTCGTCACCGAGATGGACATCCGGGCGGAGAAGCTGATCACCGGCTACCTCTCCGAGCACCGCCCCGCCGACGGCTTCCTCGGCGAGGAGGGCGCCAGCGCCGAGGGCAGCAGCGGGATCAGGTGGGTCATCGACCCGCTCGACGGCACCGTGAACTACCTCTACGGCCTCCCGACCTGGTCCGTCTCCATCGCCGCCGAGCGCGACGGCGAGCGGGTCGTCGGCGTGGTCGAGGCCCCGATGCGCCGCGAGACGTTCCACGCGGTCATCGGCCGCGGCGCCTACGGGAACGGCGACGCGCTGCGCTGCCGCCCCACAGCCCCCCTCGACCAGGCCCTGGTGTCGACCGGCTTCAACTACGTCACCGAGGTCCGCACCCACCAGGCCGCCGTGGCCCAGCAGATGATCCCCCGGCTGCGGGACATCCGGCGCGGGGGATCCGCGGCCATCGAGCTCTGCGACGTCGCGGCGGGCCGCCTCGACGGTTACTACGAGCGCGGGCTGCACCCCTGGGACGTGGCGGCCGGCGACCTGATCGCCCGGGAGGCGGGTGCGCTCACCGGAGGCCGGCCCGGTCTTCCCGCGGACGGCGACCTCACCGTCGCGGCGACCCCGGGGGTCTTCGAGCCGCTGCAGGCGCTCCTCGAGGAACTGGGGGCCTGGCACGACTGA